The window GCGCGCATCCCGGGCGATCGGCCACCAACGCGGCGAGGCACGGCAACCTGGCCTGCACGATCTTCACTTCGAAACCTCCGCCGCCGGCACCGGCACCGGCAGCTGCGCCAGCGCGGCGAGCAGTTGTGCCGCCTGCGCAGGTTCCATCCGTCCGAGCACGCCACCGGCGTCCGCCGGTCGCATCCTGGCGAGGACCCGCACCGCAAGCGCGCTCTCCAGGCGTGCCAGCACCAGCGCCGCCTGCTCGGCGCGCATGCCCCGGACCGCTCGGGCCAGAAGCTCGATCCGCTCCTCCGGGGGCGGCTCGCCGCTGCTGGCTGGCGCGGTTGCCGGGCGCGTTTCCTGCTGGCCCGCCTGCAGGCGCGCCTCGAGACGGGCGGTCTCCTCGCGAAGTGCCTTGCGAGCGGTTTCGATCTCCGTTGCGAGCTTCTGGAGGCGCACCCGCTCCGAGGCAAGGGCGGCCCGCTCCCGCTGCAGCGCCTTCCGCGCCTCATCTTGCCGGCGCGTCGCGGCGCGCAGCTCGTCGCGCAGGCTCGGCTCGCCTGCTGGCGTCGCCGGCGGTGCCTGCACCTCGGACCTCGGCGACGCAGCCCCGGGCCCTGGCGGCGCAACCGCTGGCTCGGGCGTCACGGGGGCGGTGGGCGGGCTGGGTGCCACCGGCGAAGCGGGGGGGGCCGCCAGGCCAACGACAGGCTGCAGCAGAACCGACGCCAGGAGGATCGCCTCAAGCACGATCGCCCTCCACCACGCGAGCGAGTTGCGCCAGCGCCTGCGCAGGCGGTGTCGCCTCGTCGGGCGCCTGGCGCAGAAAGGCCCGCAACGGCCCGATCCGCTCGATCGCCCGGTCCACCGCTGCATTGGAGCCCGCCACGTATGCCCCCACGTCGATCAGGTCGGCGGCTTCCGCATGGTTTGCGAGGATCCGCCGGGCCGCAGCCGCCGCAGCGAGGTGGGGCGCGGGGACCACGTCGCTCATCACCCGGCTCACGCTGGCCAGCGGATCGATCGCGGGGAAATGGCCTGCGCCCGCGAGCTTGCGGGAGAGCGCCAGGTGCCCGTCGAGGATGGAACGCGCAGCATCGACCACGGGGTCGGCGAGATCGTCACCCTCCGCGAGGACGGTGTAGAGACCGGTGATGCTACCCGTGCCGCGGTCGTTCCCGGCGCGCTCGAGGATTGCCGGCAGCAGCGCGAAGACCGAGGGCGGATAGCCCTTCGTGGTGGGTGGCTCACCTGCCGCAAGGCCGATCTCCCGCTGCGCCATCGCCACGCGGGTGAGGGAGTCCAGGAGGAGCAGCACCTTCCTGCCCCTGCTGCGGAAATGCTCCGCCACCGCAGTGGCGGACATGGCGGCGCGGACGCGGACGAGGGGCGCCTCGTCGCTGGTGGCCACCACGACCACCGCCCGGGCGAGGCCCTCGGCGCCGAGATCGCGCTCCACGAACTCGCGCACCTCGCGCCCGCGCTCGCCGACCAGACCCACCACGATCACGTCGGCGGCGCTGCTGCGGGCGAGCATGCCGAGGAGCACGCTCTTGCCTACGCCGGCTCCGGCGAGGATCCCCATCCGCTGTCCCTCGCCGAGGGTGAGGAGCCCGTCGATGGCGCGGACGCCGGTGGGCAGCGGGGCTGCGATGCGCCGGCGCTCCATCGCCGCTGGAGGCGCCGCGTGGATCGGGACGCGCGCGCGGAGAAGCGGCACCGGGCCCCCGTCCAGCGGCCGCATCGCCGCATCGACGACCCGCCCCAGCAGCCCATCGCCCACCGGGAGGTCGGCGGCCCTGCTGCGCGGCACCACGGCGCAGCCCTCGCAGATCCCCTGCATGGCCCCCAGGGGCATGAGCAGCGCCGTGCCGCCGGCGAAGCCGACCACCTCTGCAGCCACCGTTCTCCCCTCCGTCCGGATCTCGCAGGCGGTTCCCACCGCGACCCGGGGCAGCGAGGCCTCGATGAGGAGCCCCGTGGCGCGGCGTACCTTGCCCTCGACGGGAAGGGGCTCCGTCTCCGCGAGGGCCTGCGCGAGCCGTCCGAGATCCAGGAGGCTCATCCCTCCTCCTCGAGGAGGGCCTGCTCCGCGCTGCGCCGCAACTCCGCGAGGCGGGTGGAGAGCCTGCCGTCGACCTGGGCGACGCCGGTGTCGACGACGCAATCGCCTCGCTGCAGCGACGAGTCTGGCTCGAGGCGCAGCTGCGCCACCGACAGGCCCGCCTGCGTGCCGGCTGCTTCGACCGCCGCGAGATCCGTGGGGTGGAGGCGCAGGGTCAGGGAGCGGCTCTCACCAGCGCGCCGGATGGCGGAACGGATCAGGGCGAAGAGAGGCTCGGGACTGGTGGCGAGCTCGCGCTCGAGCACGCGGCGCGCTACCTGGAAGCCGATCTCCAGGGCGTCGGACCGTGCCTGCGCCGCAAGCCAATCGCCCTGCTGGCGAAGCGCGGCGATCGCCGCCTCGTAGCGGGCGATCAGCTCTGCCGGCGGATCCGGGGGCGCCGGGGGCGCAGGAGGCGGAGCCACGGGCTCCGCTGGCGGCGCAGGAGCTGGTGCGGGCACCGAGAGCGCTGCCTCCGCCTCCGCCTCCTCCTCCTCGGCGAGGAAGGGCGGGGTCTGCGCGGAACGAGGCGAGACGCCGCGGAGGAAGCCGGGAGGGCGGAGCTGGTTTCGAACGGCGGCATGCGACACGACGCGGCTCCTAGATCAGCTTGTCCGCTGGGGAAACGAGGGTGATGCGGCCGGTGCCGGCGAGCTCGAGGGCCGCTGCGACCAGCTCGGCCTGGGCCGCCTCGACCAGCGCGACGCGAACCGGCCCCATCGCCTCGAGGTCCTCCCGGACCGCCTCCGCGGCCCGACTCGACATATTCCGCAGCACCTTCTCCCGAAGCTCCGTGGTGGCCCCCTTGAGCGCGACGGCGAGCCTGCCCGCGTCGATCTCCTTGAGCAGCTGCTGGATGTCGCGATCGCCCAGGCTGGAGAGATCCTCGAAGGTAAAGAGGCGGGTTCGAAGATCCGCTGCAAGCGCCGGATCGCTCTCCTCGATTGCCGCGACCACCTCGGCCTGCCGATCGGCGGAGGTGCGGCGCAGGATCTCGAGCGCTGCGGCCTTGCCATCCACCTTGCGCATCCCGCCGGCGACGATCGCCTGCAGCTCGGAGGCGAGAGCGCGTCCCACCTCGCGCAGCAGTTCGGGCGCCACCGATTCCACCACCGCCATGCGCCGCACGATCTCGCCGCGGCGCTCCTGCGGCACGTGCTCCATCACGGCCACGGCGCGCTCCGCATCGATCGCGGATAGCACGAGCGCGACGGTCTGCGGCTGCTCACGGGCGAGGACCATGGCCAGCGCCTCGGGGTCGGCGTGGACGATGGGGCCCAGCACCTCCTCCGGCTCCCGGGGCACGGCCCCCGGCTCGAAGGCACGGCGGGCGCGCTCCGGCCCAAGCGCCCGGGCGGCGAAGTCCCGAAGCAGCTCGTCGCCTGCCAGCGCCTCGCCGCTCGGGCCCTCCATCAACTCGACGAAGGTGCGCAGCGCGCCGCTCTGCTCGCCGTTCGGCGCACGCCGGAGATCGCGCGCCCCCCGGGCCAGCTCGCGGACGTCGGCTTCGCCGAGGAGCTGGAAGACCTCGCTCGCCACCTCGGGGCCGAGACCGAGGAGGACCGAAGCGGCGCGGCGCGCGCCGGCGCCTGCTGCAAGGGGATCAGCCATTCTTCTCTCCCTCTGGCGCTGCATCGGCGGCGAGCCAGGCCCGGATCAGATACGCGGCGCGCGCCGGGTCGCGGCTGGCGAGTTCGCGGGCCCGCTCCCGCACCGCAGCCTCGGGGTCGGCGAGGGCGGGGCGTCGCGGGGCTTCGAGGCCCTGCGCCTGCTCCCCTTCGATCTCCGCGACGGTCGCGCCCGTGCGGAGCACCGGCTGCGCCGGCTGGGCCTGGCGGCGTCCGCGCAGGGCGAGAACGGTGAGCATGGGCAGGGCGAGCAGCGCCGCAGCTCCAGCCCCCCAGGCCCAGGGCGGAAGCGGCGAGGCCGCCGCCACTGCAGGCGCCGCCTCGTCGACCGCATCCGCCGACCTGCCGAAGACCACGCTGCTGATCTCGAAGTCGTCGCCCCGGGCCGCGTCGAAACCCACCGCCCGCTTCGCCAGCTCGCCCAGGCGCGCCAGCTCGGCGTCGGAGCGGGGGGCGCCGTCGGCGCCGTCGACGAGGATCGCCAGGGAGAGCCGCTCGAGCCGCGGGCCCTTCGCGACGGTCTGGGTGGTCGTCTGGCTGATCTCGAAGTTCCGGATTTCGTCTTCCGAGTCGGAGCTGCTCCGCTGGCCGCTCGCGACCGTCGCCGCCGCTGCCAGGGGATCGTTCGCCGCGGCGCCGGCTACGCCGCCCCCGTCCCTGCTCCCTGCGTCACGGCGCTGCACCGTCCGGCGCTCGCTGCGCAGGGTCGCGGTGTCGGGGTCGTAGACGACGCGGCGGGTGTTCACCTCGCTGCTGTCCATCGTCACGTTGACCCGGGCGACCACTGCGCCGGCGCCGACGGCAGGCTCGAGGAGCCCGACCACGCGGCTCTCGAGCTCCTGCTCGAGGCGGCGCTGGCCGCTCGAGACCACCGCTGCGGCGTCGTCCGCCGCGGAGAGCACCAGTCCCGTCCCGTCGACGACCGTGACGTTGGCGGCGAGTAGTCCGGGGACCGCGGCGGCGACCAGATGCTGCACGCCGGCGATCTCCCGCTCCCCGAGGATGCGCCCGGCGCGGAGGTTGAGGACCACCGACGCCGTCGCGGCCCGATCCTCGTCGCGGTAGAGGCCGCGCTCGGCGAGGGTCAGGTGCACGCGGGCCGAACGCACGGCGGCGAGGCTTCCGATGGTGCGCGCCAGCTCCCCCTCGATCGCCCGGCGCAAGTTCACCCGCTGGGTGAACTCGGAGATCCCGAGGTCGCCCCGGTCGAAGAGCTCGAAGCCGACGCCGCCGCCCCGGGGAAGCCCCGCTGCGGCGAGGAGCAGCCGGACGTCGTAGACCTTTGCCGCGGGAACCGAGAGGGCGGTGCCGTCTGCCTCCAGTCGAAACGGGATCCCCGCTGCCTGGAGCTGCGCCGTCACCTCGGCGCCGTCCTCCGGCGCGAGGTTGGTGAAGGCATAGCGGAAGTCGTCGCCGCCGCTCTGCGCGACGGCAACGCCGATCGCCACTGCTGCGGCGAGGCCGAGGGCGCCGAGGAGCAGGAGACGGGTGGGACCGGGGAGCGTCCGGAGGCGGGCGGGCAGCGCCCGCAGCTGGCGAAGGAGGGCTTCCATGCTTTCGTTACAGGCTCATCCGCATGACTTCCTGGTACGCCTCGACCACCTTGTTGCGCGCCTTGACGGCGACGCGCATGGCGATGTCCGCCTTCTCGAGGGCGAGTGCGGTCTCGTGGAGGTTGCCACCCCCGGCGGCGAGGGCCGCGGCTGCGGTGTCCGCCTGCCGCTGCGATGCATCGAGCGACGAGAGGGCCTGCGCCAGCTCGTTGCCGAAACCGGCGCCCCCCTCCGTGGGCCGGGCGACCGCGACGGCGCTTCCCGGTTCGATTGGTCCGATCGGTCCCATGGCTACCTCACGATCTCCAGCGCGCGCTGCGCCATCGTCTTGAGCGTCTCGACCGCCGTGGCGTTCGCTTCGTAGGAACGCGATGCCGACATGAGATTGACGACCTCGTGAATGGGGTCGACGTCGGGAAGCGTCACGAAACCGTCGGCATTCGCGTCGGGGTGGCCCGGCTGGAAGACCTTCCTGCCGGGACCGGGATCCGCCACCACCGACGCCACCTGCACGCCGGCTGCGCCGGCGCCTGCCGCATCGAGCTGGCTCTCGAAGGGGACCGCCTCGAGGACGGGATCCAGCCTGCGGTAGGGCGTGCCGTCGGGGCCGCGGGTGGACTGGGCGTTCGCCAGGTTGGAGGTGGCGAGGTCGACGCGGGTGCGCTGCGCCGAAAGGCCGGAAGCGCTGATCTGCAGGGCAGTGAAGAAGTTCATCGTTCGTCCGATCAGGCTGCGCCGTCCGAGGCGACGTAGCGGAGGATGGCCAGCTTGCGGGCTGCGGTCTTGGCTGCTGCCCCGTACTGCAGGCCATTCTCCGCGAGGGCGGCGAGGGTGCGGTCGGTGTCGACGGAATTGCCGTCGTGGCCAGGAGATCCGCCGGCCGCCAGCACGGCAGCGCTCTCGACCGTACCGCCTCCCGCGGTTGCCAGCGGGATGTGGCCCTCCGATGGCAGCGGTGCGGACGCGGGAGACGCCACTGCCGCTGCCATCGCCCGGGCGAAGTCGAGGTCCTGCGCCACGTAGCCGGGCGTGTCGGCGTTGGCGAGGTTTCCCGCCAGCACGTTGTGCCGGATCATGCGTACGTCGAGGGCGCTCTCGAGCTGTGCGAGCGTCGGGTCGAAGAGTTTCACGGTGCTCCCTCCTGCTGTCGCCCTGCGGCGGTCTCCCGCGACGTCATCGTTTCCGGGGAGCCTTCGCCTTGCGAAGCGCGTGCCTCGCCGCGTGCTCGTGACGCCGCCGTCCGCGCCGCGTCGAGATCGTCGGCGATCGCCGAGGATCGTTCCGTCGGCGCAGAGGGAGCCGGCGGCAGCGGCGGCGCTGCTGCCGCCGGCTCCAGGCCCCGTTCGACGGCGCGCCAGGACGCGGACGCGAGCAGGGCAGGTGGCAGCCGCCGCCTGGCGAAGGCGAGGATGACTTCGGCGCGCACCAGGTCGTCCGCCTCGAGGAATAGCTCGGCGGCACGGAGGAGGTGCGCTGGCAGTTCGTCGGCCTCCGCCTCTTCCACCGTGGCCGACAGGGACCTGGCGCCGAAGGCGGGCGCGCCCGTCTCCGCTGCCACCTCCGCGGCAGCGCGCGCGAGGGCTGCTGCGAGCGGCTTTCCGGCCTCGTCGTCGAGGTCGGCGAAGGCGGCGAGGGCGTCGGCTCGAACCACCGGATCGTCGCTGCGCAGCCCCTCGAGCACGATGCGCCTGCAGAGAAGAGGTGCATGGGCGCACGCGGCGCCGCTGCCCGGCCCGAGACGCTGGAGTGCACCACCGAGGTCACCGTGGAAGGCCCGCGCCCTTGCGGCGCGGAGGTCCAGGTCGATCCGCAGCAGCCGGGGGAGGCCGACGCCGTCGAAGATCGCCCTTTCCTGCGTCGTCCCGAAGCAGCTCCCGGTGACCTCGCAGATCCGGGCGGTAGCCAGCCGTCCCCAGTTTCCGGTGCCGGCAGCCTCCTTCCAGGCCGCGAGGGCGGTGGCCCAGTCCCCGTCGGCGAGCGCGAGGTCGCCGCGCCGCACTGCCGCCGCCCGTGCTTCGGCCGCGCCTGCCTCCGGCGCGAGGAGCGGCGGGCCGTCCGGGCCCGCGCGCCAGGGGAGGCCGCGCAGCCTGTGGATCTCGAGGGCGCCGGGGCGCAGGTTCGCCGCGATGCGGCGGCTCACGCAGTGGAGGACGATCGCATCCGCCCGCTCCTCGAGCCTCGGGCAGGTGGGACCGAGCGCGTCGGCGCGCAGGCCGCGGGCGCCCCGGAGGACGAGGCGGGCGCCGAGCGCGTCGACCTCGAGGGTTGGGGCACGGCCGGCGGGCAACGCCACGTACTCCACGCCTGCGGCAGCGAGCAGCCCGGGGGGCGCGGGCGCGGCAACCGCGACGTTCGCGGGAAGAGCGAGCGCGATGAGGAGGTGGAGGAGGAGCGGGCGGGTGGACACGCCCCTCTGTCCTGCAGCCGACGTGCCGTCCAGACCGGGTCGAGAAGGCGGCAGCGGCCCTCTGGGGCGTCAAGGTGCTGACGGTGAAACCTGCCTGCGGCGGAGCTTCTCCACCAGCGTGGTCCGCTGCAATCCGAGTAGATCCGCCGCGGCTCGTTTGTTTCCGCCGGACTGCGCCAGGGCCGCCACGATGAGGCGGTCCTCCATCTCCCGGAGGAGCTGGGGCAGGTTCACGGGAAGGGTGGGAAGGGAGAGCGCCGGCGTGCGCTCTTCGAGCGCCTCGCGGTCCTGGTTCGCGCAGGGAGCGTTCGCCTCGGCCTCTGGCGCGAAGGGCACATCGTCGACCGGCGGCGCCAGCGGCATGACGGACTCGGCAGCAGGCGGGGGAATCGGATCGGCGTGCAGGACGGGGGGCTCGCGCGGCGTCACTTCGATGGCGCCGCCGCGGAGGGACGCGGGCAGATCGTGCAGGCACACGGTCTCGCCCTCGGCGCAGACCGAGAGACGTTCC of the Vulgatibacter sp. genome contains:
- a CDS encoding flagellar motor switch protein FliG — encoded protein: MADPLAAGAGARRAASVLLGLGPEVASEVFQLLGEADVRELARGARDLRRAPNGEQSGALRTFVELMEGPSGEALAGDELLRDFAARALGPERARRAFEPGAVPREPEEVLGPIVHADPEALAMVLAREQPQTVALVLSAIDAERAVAVMEHVPQERRGEIVRRMAVVESVAPELLREVGRALASELQAIVAGGMRKVDGKAAALEILRRTSADRQAEVVAAIEESDPALAADLRTRLFTFEDLSSLGDRDIQQLLKEIDAGRLAVALKGATTELREKVLRNMSSRAAEAVREDLEAMGPVRVALVEAAQAELVAAALELAGTGRITLVSPADKLI
- the fliE gene encoding flagellar hook-basal body complex protein FliE, with the protein product MGPIGPIEPGSAVAVARPTEGGAGFGNELAQALSSLDASQRQADTAAAALAAGGGNLHETALALEKADIAMRVAVKARNKVVEAYQEVMRMSL
- a CDS encoding FliI/YscN family ATPase, with the translated sequence MSLLDLGRLAQALAETEPLPVEGKVRRATGLLIEASLPRVAVGTACEIRTEGRTVAAEVVGFAGGTALLMPLGAMQGICEGCAVVPRSRAADLPVGDGLLGRVVDAAMRPLDGGPVPLLRARVPIHAAPPAAMERRRIAAPLPTGVRAIDGLLTLGEGQRMGILAGAGVGKSVLLGMLARSSAADVIVVGLVGERGREVREFVERDLGAEGLARAVVVVATSDEAPLVRVRAAMSATAVAEHFRSRGRKVLLLLDSLTRVAMAQREIGLAAGEPPTTKGYPPSVFALLPAILERAGNDRGTGSITGLYTVLAEGDDLADPVVDAARSILDGHLALSRKLAGAGHFPAIDPLASVSRVMSDVVPAPHLAAAAAARRILANHAEAADLIDVGAYVAGSNAAVDRAIERIGPLRAFLRQAPDEATPPAQALAQLARVVEGDRA
- the flgC gene encoding flagellar basal body rod protein FlgC, which gives rise to MNFFTALQISASGLSAQRTRVDLATSNLANAQSTRGPDGTPYRRLDPVLEAVPFESQLDAAGAGAAGVQVASVVADPGPGRKVFQPGHPDANADGFVTLPDVDPIHEVVNLMSASRSYEANATAVETLKTMAQRALEIVR
- the flgB gene encoding flagellar basal body rod protein FlgB — translated: MKLFDPTLAQLESALDVRMIRHNVLAGNLANADTPGYVAQDLDFARAMAAAVASPASAPLPSEGHIPLATAGGGTVESAAVLAAGGSPGHDGNSVDTDRTLAALAENGLQYGAAAKTAARKLAILRYVASDGAA
- the fliF gene encoding flagellar basal-body MS-ring/collar protein FliF, which produces MEALLRQLRALPARLRTLPGPTRLLLLGALGLAAAVAIGVAVAQSGGDDFRYAFTNLAPEDGAEVTAQLQAAGIPFRLEADGTALSVPAAKVYDVRLLLAAAGLPRGGGVGFELFDRGDLGISEFTQRVNLRRAIEGELARTIGSLAAVRSARVHLTLAERGLYRDEDRAATASVVLNLRAGRILGEREIAGVQHLVAAAVPGLLAANVTVVDGTGLVLSAADDAAAVVSSGQRRLEQELESRVVGLLEPAVGAGAVVARVNVTMDSSEVNTRRVVYDPDTATLRSERRTVQRRDAGSRDGGGVAGAAANDPLAAAATVASGQRSSSDSEDEIRNFEISQTTTQTVAKGPRLERLSLAILVDGADGAPRSDAELARLGELAKRAVGFDAARGDDFEISSVVFGRSADAVDEAAPAVAAASPLPPWAWGAGAAALLALPMLTVLALRGRRQAQPAQPVLRTGATVAEIEGEQAQGLEAPRRPALADPEAAVRERARELASRDPARAAYLIRAWLAADAAPEGEKNG
- a CDS encoding FliH/SctL family protein, whose amino-acid sequence is MSHAAVRNQLRPPGFLRGVSPRSAQTPPFLAEEEEAEAEAALSVPAPAPAPPAEPVAPPPAPPAPPDPPAELIARYEAAIAALRQQGDWLAAQARSDALEIGFQVARRVLERELATSPEPLFALIRSAIRRAGESRSLTLRLHPTDLAAVEAAGTQAGLSVAQLRLEPDSSLQRGDCVVDTGVAQVDGRLSTRLAELRRSAEQALLEEEG